The following DNA comes from Oceanithermus desulfurans.
GCCGGGGTCCCGGTCGCTCAGCACCACCCGCAGCCCCTCCGCGGCCAGCCGTTCGGCCACGGCGCGGCCGATGCCCCCGGCCGCTCCGGTCACCAGTGCGGTTCGCTCGCTTTTCGCCATGCTTCAGGATAGCGCGTGCCAGAATGGGGGCAGGAGGTCCCCGTGAACGAGCCCCGGCTGGCCGAGTTGGTCTCGCTGGACGGCAGGCGCGCGCTGGTGACGGGCGCTGCGGGCGGTATCGGCCGCGCGGTCGCCCTGCGCTTCGCCGAAGCGGGGGCGGAGCTCGTCCTCGTCGACCGCGACCGCGAGGGACTGGAACGCCTGCGCCGCGAGCTGGGCGGGAAGAACGAGGCCTATGCCCTCGACCTGGCCCAGAAGCCGGCGATCGACGCGCTGTGGCGCGACCTCGCAGGGCGGGCGCCCGACCTGCTCGTCAACAACGCCGGCGTCTACGCCTTCCGTGACCTGCTCGAGGTGGACGAGGCCTTCTACCGCCGGCAGATGGCCGTCAACCTCGACGCCGTCTACTGGATGACCCAGGGCTTCCTGGCCGCCCTGCGCGGGCGGCCGGGCGCGCTCGTCAACGTCGGCTCGATCGAGGCCTTCCTGCCCTTCGCCCCGGGGCTGGCCCACTACGACGCCGCCAAGCTGGGGGTCGTCGCCCTCACCCGCGCGGTGGCCCGCGAGTACGGCCCGCGCGTCCGCGCCAACGTGGTGGTCCCCGGCGGCATCGCCACCGAAGGGGTGCGCCGCCTGCGCAAGCAGGCCATCCTGGGCGCCGAGTTCGGGAAGGTCGGCGTGGCCTACAACTTCAACCAGCGGCTGCCCCTGCGCCGTTTCGGCCGGCCCGACGAGGTGGCCCGCGCCGTCCTCTTTCTCGCCTCCGATCTGGCGAGCTACGTGACCGGCGCGGTGCTGGCCGTGGACGGCGGCTTCCTCTCGACCTGAGGGCCGGCTGCGGCGGAGGCGCCGGGACCGCTGCTGCATGCATTTTTCTGCACGGTATGCCCCCGGTATTCATCGGCCGGGTGCTATACTACTGAACGACCGTAAGGTACGAAAGGAGCACATATGAAAAAACACTTGCTGAAGATTCTGGCTCTAGGTCTGGTCGGTTCCATGGCCTTCGCCGCCACCGGCCCCGACACGTACGTCCAGATGACGTTCGGTGAGGTCGACTCCCTCGACCCTGCTCAGGCGTACGACACCGCCTCGGGCGCGATCCTGGAGAACATTTACGAGACGCTCTACACCTACAAAGGCGAGAGCATCACCGAGTACGAGCCGGTGCTGGCCACCGATTACTCGATCAGCGACGACGGCAAGACCTACACCTTCAAGCTGCGCCGCGACGTGCTCTTCCACAGCGGCAACCGCATGACCTGCCGCGACGTGGAGTACTCGATCGAACGTCTCCTGGTCACCAACCCGGGCGACTCGGCGGGCTGGTTCTACGCCGAGAGCCTGATCGGCTACGACGGCGTCAACGCCAAGGACTACTTCGGCGACAACCCCTCCCAGGCCGACCTCGACAAGTACTGGGAAGCCATCGACAACTCGGTCCAGTGCGTGGACGACTACACCGTCCAGTTCCACCTGATCAAGAAGGACCCCTCCTTCTTCGTCAAGCTGATGTACACCGCCTCCTCGATCCTCGACAGCAAGTACGCGATCGAGAACGGCGAGTGGAGCGGCACCAAGAAGGACTGGTACGACTGGGCCGGCAAGGACCTGCGTGACGGCTTCCTGCACACCCACGACGCCGGGACCGGGGCCTACAAGCTGGTCAAGTGGGACGGCAAAGACGTCATCGCCGAGCGCTTCATCGGCTACTGGGACTACGCCAACAAGCCCCAGATGAAGACGGTCATCATCAAGGTCGTCGACGAAGAAGCCACCCGCATCCAGGCGCTCAAGGCCGGCGACGCCGACCGCATCACCGTCAACAACCGCGCCACCCTGGATACCCAGATCCGCGGCATGGCCAACGCCAAGGTGATCGAGTCCGACAAGTGGCTGGGCGCCGCCGCTTCGGCCGTCTTCTTCAACCAGAAGATCGCCGCGCAGGACAACCCGATGATCGGCTCCGGCCAGCTCGACGGCAACGGCATCCCCGCCGACTTCTTCAAGGACGTCAACGTCCGCAAGGCCTTCGCCTACAGCTTCGACCAGGACGCCATCATCAACGACCTCTACCTGGGTAAGGCCGTGCCCCTCACCATGGCGCTGCCGCCCTCCTTCCTCGGCTACGACCCCAACATCCCCATCTACAACCTGGACATGGACAAGGCCGAGGAGCACTTCAAGAAGGCCTACGGCGGCAAGCTCTGGGAGACCGGCTTCACGATGACCATCGCCTACAACTCGGGCAACACCACCCGCCAGACGGTGGCCGAGATCCTCAAGGCGAACATCGAAGCCCTGAACCCGAAGTTCAAGATCAACGTCAAGGCCATGCCCTGGCCGCAGTTCCTGGCCGCCTACAAGAACGGCCAGCTGCCGGCGCTGGTGCTGGGTTGGGGCGCCGACTACGCCGACCCCGACAACTTCATCTACGTCTTCTACCACTCGAACGGCTACTTCGCGAAGAAGGTCGGCTACGCCAACCCCGAGATGGATAAGCTGATCGAGGAAGCCCGCTCCATCACCGATCCTGCCAAGCGCGCCGAGCTCTACAGCAAGGTCGGCTACCTGGCTTACGAGGACGTCCCCGTGTTGCCGCTGCCGCGGCCGACCGGATGGATGGTGCTGGCCAAGAACGTCTACACCAAGGGCGCGCCCGCGGGCATGGACGTCTACAACAACCCCATGCGCTCGGGCTCCTTCCTCTGGAAGGACATCATCAAGAAGTAGCGTGAGCGTCTAGAACCTTTTCCGCGGTAGAGGGTGCCTTCGCACCCTCTACCGTCTGCTGTATAACAGGGAACGTGCGCGCTCGGCGCGCTTTTGAGTCCGGTCTTTTGGAGGCTTACGTTGACCACCTTCATCGTTCGCAGGTTGCTGCAGCTTCCGATCGTGCTGCTCGCGATCTCGCTGCTCATCTTTGGGATGATGCAGTTTTTGACCCCGGAACAGCGGGCGGCGACCTACGCTAAGTCGGAGCAGCAGGCCAAGAACCTCGACCTCATCATCCGCCAGTACAACCTCGATCAGGGTTTCCTGGTGCAGTACTCGACCTGGCTCAAGCAGGTTCTGCGGGGGAACCTGGGGTACTCCAAGCAGTCGCACGAGCCGGTCGTGACCACCATCCGCAAGCGGCTGCCGGTCTCGGCCGAGCTGGCGCTGTACATGTTCTTCCCCACGCTGCTCTTCGGCGTCTGGATGGGCACGATGGCGGCGATCCACCGGGACCGGTTCGTCGATCAGGCGGTACGCGTCTTCGCCATCATCGGCTGGTCGCTGCCCACCTTCGTGCTGGCGATCTGGATGCTGGCCGTCTTCTACGGCTACTTCAAGCTGTTCGGCATCGGGCGCGCCGACGACCGCATCATGGTGGAATTCGCCAAGGGCACCCTCAAGGCCTACACCGGGATGATCACCATTGATGGGATTCTCAACGGCCGCTGGGACGTCACCTTATCGGCGCTGAAGCGTCTGGTGATGCCGGTGGCGACCTACACCATCGTCGCCAGCGCCCAGATCATGCGCGTGCTGCGCTCGAGCATGCTCGACGTGCTCAACTCCGACTACGTGCGCACCGCGCGCGCCAAGGGGCTGCCCGAGCGCGTCGTCAACCTCAAGCACGCGCGCCGCAACGCGATCATCCCGGTGGTCACCATCGCCGGGCTGATGTTCGCCTTCATGCTCGAGGGCGTCTTCTTCATCGAGATCATCTTCAACATCCCCGGCCTGGGGCAGTGGGCCGTTCCCGCGGCGATCCAGCTTGACTTTCCCGCAGTGATCGGCATCGCCCTCCTCACCGGCCTCGTGGTCTCGATCGCCAACCTGGCCGTCGACATCCTCTACGGCATCATCGACCCCCGGATCAGCTTCCAATGAGGAGGACGTGGTGAACCCCCAAGAGATGAAACCTCAGCGCGAAGCCTGGTACCGCTCGAAGACCTTCAAGCGTTTCCGCCGCAACCCGCTGGCGATCGTGGGTTCGGTGCTCCTCCTCGGCTTCGTGATGATCGCCTTCTTCGCGCCCGCCATCACCGCGCCGCAGCTGGCCGAGCTCCGCACCGCCCGCCCCTGCCTGCGCGACCTGGGCATCAAGAAGGAAGAGGCCCTGACCGTGCTGCGCAATCCGCTGAACCCCGTCTTCTGGAAGGCTACGCTGGCCCCGCCCCCCAGCTGCTACGAGATCCCGCGCGCCGGCTACTCGCCCCTGCCCAAGCCGCCCTCGGAGAAGCACCCGCTGGGGGTCTCCGGCGGCAGCTACGACATCCTCTACGGCCTTGCCTGGGGAACGCGGACGGCCTTCTACGTGGGTTTCCTGGTCGTCGGCATCAGCCTGGCCATCGGCATCGTCGTCGGGGGGCTCTCCGGGTTCATCGGCGGGACGGTGGACAACCTGATCATGCGCATCACCGACGTGATGCTTTCCTTTCCCGGCCTGGTCTTCGTGATGATCGTTTCGGTTATCTTCGGCAGCGGCCTTACCACGGTGATGCTGGCGCTGGCGCTGATCCGCTGGGCCGGGTACGCCCGCTTCTTCCGCGGCGACATCCTGCGCACCAAGGCGCAGGAGTTCGTGGACGCCGCCCGCGCCATCGGGGCGAGTCCGCTGCGGGTCTTTCTCAAGCACGTCTTCCCCAACGCCATCGGCACGCTGCTGATCCTGGCCAGCATGGACGTGGGCTCGATCGTGCTCACCGCCGCAGGCTTCTCGTTCCTGGGCCTGGGCGCGCCCGTGGGCTACGCCGACTGGGGTCAGATGATCAGCTTCGCCCGCGGCTACATCCTCGGCACCGCCCAGGGCACCCCCTTCGACTTCTGGTACGTCTGGATCTACCCAAGCGTCATGCTGGTACTCTTCGGGCTCGCCTGGAACCTCCTCGGCGACGCGGTGCGCGACGCCCTGGACCCCAAGAGCTGACCCCGTCGACGCTCCCGCGGACCCGGCGGATCCGCCGGGTCCTTCTATACAACTTCGCGTCTACACGCTCAGGCAAGGACATTTCCAAGAGAACCAATGGATTCCTTGCCTATCGCACATTTTTAGGCCATGTTCTTGCATGAAAAGAAGATGAATGGTAGCATGGGCCCGTATAAATTACGAAAGGAGACGCATGAAAAAGCATCTGTTTGCCGCGATCGTGCTGGCCGCGCTGGGCGGGGCGTTCGCGGCCACCCCCCAGGACACCTACGTCTACATGCAGAACGCCGTCTTCGACTCGCTCGACCCGGTGCAGGCCTACGACGGGGCCTCGATCGGGGTGATCGAGAACATCTACGAGACGCTCTACAGCTTCAAGCGCGACGTTCCCGGCGAGTACGAGCCCACCCTGGCGACGAGCTACGAGGTGAAGAACGACGGCCTTACCTACGTCTACCACCTGCGCAAGGGCGTGAAGTTCCACTCGGGCAACCCGATGACCTGCCGCGACGTGGAGTACTCGATCGAGCGCATCCTGGTGACGATGCCGGGCGACTCCGGCGCCTGGTTCTACGGCGACGCCCTTACCGGCTACGGCAACGACGCGCTGACCGAGGCCAAGAAGGCCCTGGGCGAGAACGCCTCTCAGCAGGAGATCGACAAGTTCCTCGACGCCTACTGGCAGAAGATCGACGACAGCGTGGTCTGCGACGACCTCTACACCGTGCGCTTCAACCTCGCCGGTCCCGACGTGGCCTTCTTCGCCAAGATGCTCTTCACCGCCGCGGGCGTGGTCGACAGCAAGTGGGCCATCGAGCACGGCGCCTGGAGCGGCACCAAGGACGACTGGAAGGACTGGATCGGCGTGGACCTGCGCACCGGCTACCTGCACAACCACGCCTCGGGCACCGGTCCCTACATGCTGGTCAAGTGGGACGACAAGAACATCGTCGCCAAGGCTTTCGACGGTTACTGGGGCGAGGCGCCGGCGATCAAGAACGTGCTGGTGCAGGCGGTGGAGGAAGAGGCCACCCGGCTCGAGGCCCTGCGCCGCGGCGACGCCGACCGCGTGGACGTCAACGACTGGGCCACGGTCAACGCCAAGGTCAAGCAGATGACGGGCGTCAAGGTCTGGTCCGACCCGGCCTGGTCGCTGGCGGGAGCGCACGTCGTCTTCTTCAACTTCAACGTCCAGGGCGAGAACAACCCCTACATCGGCTCGGGCAAGCTCGACGGCAACGGCATCCCGCGCGACTTCTTCGCCGACGTCAACGTCCGCAAGGCCTTCGCCTACAGCCTGGACCAGGACGCGATCTACAACGACATCTACGAGGGCAACGCCGCCTGGTACACCATGGCGCTGCCGCCCACCTGGCCCGGGTACGACCCGGACATCCCGATCCGCAAGCTGGACCTCGACAAGGCCGAGGAGTACTTCAAGAAGGCCTGGGGCGGCAAGGTCTGGGAGAAGGGCTTCCGCCTCACGATCACCCACAACGCCGGGAACACCGTGCGCCAGGCGGTGGCCGAGATGTTGAAGGCCAACATCGAGAGCCTCAACCCCAAGTTCAAGATCGACGTGGTGCCGCTGCAGTGGTCCGACTACCTCAAGGCCGCGCGCGCCAAGTCGCTGCCCATCTGGCCGCTGGGCTGGGGCGCCGACTACGCCGACCCCGACAACTTCATCCATCCCTTCTACCACTCCGAGGGTTCGCTGGCGAAGCGGCAGAACTTCAAGGACCCCGAGTTCGACAAGCTCATCGAGTACGCGCGCACCCTGGTGCGGCCGGACCAGCAGGAGGAGCGCTTCGCCATCTACCGCAAGATCGGGCGCATGGCCTACGACGTGCTGCCCAACGTGCCCTATCCGCGGCAGTCGCCGTTCATCGTGACCCGCGACAACCTGCAGGGGGTCTACTACAACTCGATGATCAGCGGCGCCTTCTACTGGAAGGACCTCAGCAAGAAGTAGCCCCGAACGGATGCCGGGCCGCACGGCCCGGCATCCTCAAAAAAGAGACGCCATGTTCAACTACATCGCCCGTCGCCTGCTGCAGATTCCGGTCGTGCTCTTCGTGCTCTCGCTGATCATCATGGGGCTGATGCAGCTCCTCTCGCCGGAGCAGCGGGCGGCGGCTTTCGTAACCTCGGACAAACAGATCGAAAACCTGGACCTCATCATCGAAAAGTACCACCTGCGGGAGGGGTTCGTCGTCCAGTACAAGCTCTGGGCGGGGGAGGTGCTGCGGGGCAACCTGGGCTTCTCGCGCATCTCCAAGGAGCCGGTGCTGACCACCATCCGCAAGCGCTTTCCCGCCTCGATGGAGCTGGCGCTGGCCGCCTTCGTGCCCATCGTGCTCGTGGGCGTCTGGCTGGGCACCCAGGCAGCCACCCACCGCGACAGCCTGCTCGACCAGGCGCTCAGGGTGGTGGCCATCGTGGGCTGGTCGCTGCCCACCTTCGTGGTGGCCATCTGGCTGGTGGCCTGGATCTACGGGGGGCTGGGCTGGTTCGGTATCGGCCGCCTGCCCAGCTCGCTGCTGATCGAGCTGGCGGCGGGCGACTTTCGCCGCTACACCGGCCTCTTCACCGTCGACGGCCTGCTCAACGGCCGCCCGGACATCACCCTCGAAGCCCTGAAGCGGCTCGTCCTGCCCGCGACGGCGCTGGTCATCGTGGTCAGCGCCGGCATCATGCGGGTGATGCGCTCCTCGATGCTCGACGAGCTGGGCAAGGACTACGTGCGCACCGCGCGCGCCAAGGGGCTGGCGGAGAAGGCCGTGGTCTACAAACACGCGCGCCGTAACGCGCTGATTCCGGTGATCACCATGGCCGGCCCCATGCTGGGGCGGATGATCGGCGGCATCGTGGTGATCGAGCTGATCTTCAACTTCCCCGGTCTGGGCGAGTGGGCGGCCAAGGCGGCGCTGCAGCTCGACGTGACCACGCTGCTGGCCTTCGTGATGCTGATCGGCCTCATCATGGCCACGGCCAACCTGCTCGTGGACGTGGCCTACGTGATCGTCGATCCGAGGATCCGCTATGAGTAGCCCGGTCCCGCACCCACCCAAGCGGGAGCGCTGGTTCGAGGGCAAGCGCTTCCGCCGTTTCCGCCGCAACCCTCTGGCGCTGGCCGGCCTGGTGATCCTGCTCTTCTTCGCGGGCACGGCCATCCTGGCGCCGCTGCTTACCGCGGACCGGCTGCCCCGGGGGTGCATGCGCGAGCTGGGGCTGGGGCGCAGCGAGGCGCGGACGGTGCTGCGCAACCCCGCGCATCCCACCTTCTGGCGGGCCACCTTCGCCCCGCCGGAGAGCTGCTACAAGATCCCCCGCGTCAGCTACTCGCCGGTGCCCAAGCCGCCCAGCGCCAAGTACCCGCTCGGCATCGCCAGCGGCGGCTACGACATCTACTACGGCATCGTCTGGGGGGCACGCACCTCGTTCTACATCGGCGTGCTGGTCGTCGGCATCGTGCTCGTCATCGCCACCGTCGTCGGCGGGCTGGCGGGGCTGTTCGGGGGCTGGCTCGACAACCTGCTCATGCGGCTCGTCGACGTCGTCTACTCGATCCCCGGGCTGGTGCTGGCCATGGTCTTCGCCTCGATCTTCGGGCGCGGGCTGATCAAGACGATGATCGCCATCGCCCTGGTGGCCTGGCCGATCTACGCGCGCATGCTGCGCGGGAACATCCTCCAGGTCAAGGCCCAGGACTACATCTCCGCCGCCCACGCGGTGGGCGCGGGGTCCGGCCGCCTCTTCTTCAAGCACATCCTGCCCAACGCCATCGGGCCGATGATCATCCTGGCCAGCCTCGACATCGGCGCGATCGTGATCACCGCCTCCACGCTCGCCTTCCTGGGGCTGGGGGCCGACGTGGGCTACGCCGACTGGGGGCAGATGATCAGCTTCGCGCGCAGCTGGATCTCCAACCCCGGGGGCGAGCCGCTGAAGTACTGGTTCGTCTGGTTCTGGCCGAGCATGGCCATCGCGCTCTTCGTGCTGGGTTGGAACCTGCTCGGCGACGCGGTGCGCGACGCGCTGGATCCGCGCAGCTAGCCGGAAACGAAGCCGGCGGGGCGGAAGGTTCCGGCCCGCCGGGACCCGGGCGCTTCAGTCGGCCGCGGAGGCGCGACGGCCTGCGGCGGCCTCGGTGAGCAGCCCGAACAGCCCCCAGTGGTCGGGAAGCAGTTCGGGGTGCCACTGGATGAGCAGGAAGAAGGGGTGGTCGGGCAGGTCGGCGGCCTCGACGACGCCGTCGGCCGCGCGCGCCAGGACCCGGAAGGGTCCCGGGTCGCGGATGGCCTGGTGGTGGTAGCTGTTGGTGCGGAAGCGGCGGCCGAAGAGCGGGGCGAGCCAGCGGTCCTCCTCCAGTTCGACGGTGTGCCAGAGCGCCGGGGCGGGGGCCGTCTGGTCGTGGCCGATGCGGGTGAAGCCGGCGCTTTCCAGGTCCTGGTAGAGGCGGCCGCCGAGGGCGACCGCCCCCACCTGGGCCCCGCGGCAGACGCCCAGGGTGGGCAGGTCGTGCTCGGCGGCCCAGCGGGCGGCAAAGATCTCGAGCTCGTCGCGCGCGGGATCCACCGGGCCCAGCCTGGGGTGGGGGTCCTCGCCGAAGTGGCGCGGGTCGAGGTCGGCCCCGCCGGGCAGCAGCAGGCCGTCGAGGCGGGCGAGGACCGCCTCGAGCCGGGGCCCGGGCTGCGGCGGCAGCACCACCACGCTGGCGCCCTGGGCTTCGAGGGCGGCCCGGTAGGGCTCGCGGACGCCCCACAACGGCGTCACGTTCACCCGGCCGGTGCGGCCGGTCTGGCTGGTTACCCCGATGAGCGGCATGGGAACAGGATACAACGGCGGGGTATCGTAGGGCATGCCCTACGAGCCGCCCGAAGACTTCCTGCACGCCCTTCGCGGGTTGCTGGAGCGGGTACCCACCCCCTTCTACGCCTACGACCTGCGCCGCATCGAGGAGCGGACCCGCCGCTACCTGGAGGCCTTTCCCGCGGCCCGCGTCTTCTTTGCCCTCAAGGCCAACCCGCGGCTGCGTCTGCTCGCGCGCCTGCGCGCCGCGGGGCTGGGCGCGGAGGCGGTGAGCCTGGGCGAGGTGCTGCGCGCCTACGTGGCCGGCTACATGCCGGACGAGGTGGTGCTGAACGGCCCGGTCAAGCCGCCGGCGGTGCTCGGGGAGCTGGCGCGCTCGGGGGTGCCCACGCTGGTCGCCGACTCCCGGGCCGACCTGGAGC
Coding sequences within:
- a CDS encoding ABC transporter substrate-binding protein yields the protein MKKHLLKILALGLVGSMAFAATGPDTYVQMTFGEVDSLDPAQAYDTASGAILENIYETLYTYKGESITEYEPVLATDYSISDDGKTYTFKLRRDVLFHSGNRMTCRDVEYSIERLLVTNPGDSAGWFYAESLIGYDGVNAKDYFGDNPSQADLDKYWEAIDNSVQCVDDYTVQFHLIKKDPSFFVKLMYTASSILDSKYAIENGEWSGTKKDWYDWAGKDLRDGFLHTHDAGTGAYKLVKWDGKDVIAERFIGYWDYANKPQMKTVIIKVVDEEATRIQALKAGDADRITVNNRATLDTQIRGMANAKVIESDKWLGAAASAVFFNQKIAAQDNPMIGSGQLDGNGIPADFFKDVNVRKAFAYSFDQDAIINDLYLGKAVPLTMALPPSFLGYDPNIPIYNLDMDKAEEHFKKAYGGKLWETGFTMTIAYNSGNTTRQTVAEILKANIEALNPKFKINVKAMPWPQFLAAYKNGQLPALVLGWGADYADPDNFIYVFYHSNGYFAKKVGYANPEMDKLIEEARSITDPAKRAELYSKVGYLAYEDVPVLPLPRPTGWMVLAKNVYTKGAPAGMDVYNNPMRSGSFLWKDIIKK
- a CDS encoding gamma-glutamyl-gamma-aminobutyrate hydrolase family protein is translated as MPLIGVTSQTGRTGRVNVTPLWGVREPYRAALEAQGASVVVLPPQPGPRLEAVLARLDGLLLPGGADLDPRHFGEDPHPRLGPVDPARDELEIFAARWAAEHDLPTLGVCRGAQVGAVALGGRLYQDLESAGFTRIGHDQTAPAPALWHTVELEEDRWLAPLFGRRFRTNSYHHQAIRDPGPFRVLARAADGVVEAADLPDHPFFLLIQWHPELLPDHWGLFGLLTEAAAGRRASAAD
- a CDS encoding ABC transporter permease, translated to MFNYIARRLLQIPVVLFVLSLIIMGLMQLLSPEQRAAAFVTSDKQIENLDLIIEKYHLREGFVVQYKLWAGEVLRGNLGFSRISKEPVLTTIRKRFPASMELALAAFVPIVLVGVWLGTQAATHRDSLLDQALRVVAIVGWSLPTFVVAIWLVAWIYGGLGWFGIGRLPSSLLIELAAGDFRRYTGLFTVDGLLNGRPDITLEALKRLVLPATALVIVVSAGIMRVMRSSMLDELGKDYVRTARAKGLAEKAVVYKHARRNALIPVITMAGPMLGRMIGGIVVIELIFNFPGLGEWAAKAALQLDVTTLLAFVMLIGLIMATANLLVDVAYVIVDPRIRYE
- a CDS encoding ABC transporter permease — its product is MSSPVPHPPKRERWFEGKRFRRFRRNPLALAGLVILLFFAGTAILAPLLTADRLPRGCMRELGLGRSEARTVLRNPAHPTFWRATFAPPESCYKIPRVSYSPVPKPPSAKYPLGIASGGYDIYYGIVWGARTSFYIGVLVVGIVLVIATVVGGLAGLFGGWLDNLLMRLVDVVYSIPGLVLAMVFASIFGRGLIKTMIAIALVAWPIYARMLRGNILQVKAQDYISAAHAVGAGSGRLFFKHILPNAIGPMIILASLDIGAIVITASTLAFLGLGADVGYADWGQMISFARSWISNPGGEPLKYWFVWFWPSMAIALFVLGWNLLGDAVRDALDPRS
- a CDS encoding SDR family NAD(P)-dependent oxidoreductase, producing MNEPRLAELVSLDGRRALVTGAAGGIGRAVALRFAEAGAELVLVDRDREGLERLRRELGGKNEAYALDLAQKPAIDALWRDLAGRAPDLLVNNAGVYAFRDLLEVDEAFYRRQMAVNLDAVYWMTQGFLAALRGRPGALVNVGSIEAFLPFAPGLAHYDAAKLGVVALTRAVAREYGPRVRANVVVPGGIATEGVRRLRKQAILGAEFGKVGVAYNFNQRLPLRRFGRPDEVARAVLFLASDLASYVTGAVLAVDGGFLST
- a CDS encoding ABC transporter substrate-binding protein, translated to MKKHLFAAIVLAALGGAFAATPQDTYVYMQNAVFDSLDPVQAYDGASIGVIENIYETLYSFKRDVPGEYEPTLATSYEVKNDGLTYVYHLRKGVKFHSGNPMTCRDVEYSIERILVTMPGDSGAWFYGDALTGYGNDALTEAKKALGENASQQEIDKFLDAYWQKIDDSVVCDDLYTVRFNLAGPDVAFFAKMLFTAAGVVDSKWAIEHGAWSGTKDDWKDWIGVDLRTGYLHNHASGTGPYMLVKWDDKNIVAKAFDGYWGEAPAIKNVLVQAVEEEATRLEALRRGDADRVDVNDWATVNAKVKQMTGVKVWSDPAWSLAGAHVVFFNFNVQGENNPYIGSGKLDGNGIPRDFFADVNVRKAFAYSLDQDAIYNDIYEGNAAWYTMALPPTWPGYDPDIPIRKLDLDKAEEYFKKAWGGKVWEKGFRLTITHNAGNTVRQAVAEMLKANIESLNPKFKIDVVPLQWSDYLKAARAKSLPIWPLGWGADYADPDNFIHPFYHSEGSLAKRQNFKDPEFDKLIEYARTLVRPDQQEERFAIYRKIGRMAYDVLPNVPYPRQSPFIVTRDNLQGVYYNSMISGAFYWKDLSKK
- a CDS encoding ABC transporter permease, producing MTTFIVRRLLQLPIVLLAISLLIFGMMQFLTPEQRAATYAKSEQQAKNLDLIIRQYNLDQGFLVQYSTWLKQVLRGNLGYSKQSHEPVVTTIRKRLPVSAELALYMFFPTLLFGVWMGTMAAIHRDRFVDQAVRVFAIIGWSLPTFVLAIWMLAVFYGYFKLFGIGRADDRIMVEFAKGTLKAYTGMITIDGILNGRWDVTLSALKRLVMPVATYTIVASAQIMRVLRSSMLDVLNSDYVRTARAKGLPERVVNLKHARRNAIIPVVTIAGLMFAFMLEGVFFIEIIFNIPGLGQWAVPAAIQLDFPAVIGIALLTGLVVSIANLAVDILYGIIDPRISFQ
- a CDS encoding ABC transporter permease, whose amino-acid sequence is MNPQEMKPQREAWYRSKTFKRFRRNPLAIVGSVLLLGFVMIAFFAPAITAPQLAELRTARPCLRDLGIKKEEALTVLRNPLNPVFWKATLAPPPSCYEIPRAGYSPLPKPPSEKHPLGVSGGSYDILYGLAWGTRTAFYVGFLVVGISLAIGIVVGGLSGFIGGTVDNLIMRITDVMLSFPGLVFVMIVSVIFGSGLTTVMLALALIRWAGYARFFRGDILRTKAQEFVDAARAIGASPLRVFLKHVFPNAIGTLLILASMDVGSIVLTAAGFSFLGLGAPVGYADWGQMISFARGYILGTAQGTPFDFWYVWIYPSVMLVLFGLAWNLLGDAVRDALDPKS